The Clostridia bacterium genome segment GCAGTGCTTGATTTCCGCCAGGGCATCGGCGTATGCTGCCGCCCGGGGGTGATTGTTGATGGCGATATACATGGCCGGCGCCCCCGGGAAAGAAGTGGGCCGGTAATGCTCGATGGCCTGCAGGATTTCCTCCACCTCAAAGCGGGGCACGATGATCTGGGTCGCGCCAATTGCCACCGCATAATTGACGCACATGCTCATCCCATACACGTGGAAGATGGGCAGGGCGGTCAAAACCCGCTCCTTGGCAAATTCCGTGTCGATGGACCAGGCCAGGATCTGGTAGCAGTTGGCCACTAAATTGCGGTGGGTCAGCATCACCCCTTTGGAAACCCCGGTGGTCCCTCCCGTGTACTGCAGGACGGCGATGTCTTCGGCCGGGTCAATCTCCACTTGGGGCGGGCCGGCTTCCGCCTGGGCGATCAAGGTATCAAAATCGTAGACGCCCTCTTCTTCAATCTTTTGCCCCTGGAAGCTAAAGGTGACCGCAAACCGGAGACCCGTCTCCTCCCGGACGTTCTTCACCCGTGGGTAAAGGGCATCCATCACCACGATGCCGGCGGCTCCCGCATCTTTCATCTGGAAGGATAATTCCCTTTCCAGGTACATGGGGCTGGTCTGCACCACAATAGCACCCAGTTTCAGGATGGCAAAGTAGGCAATTTCCCACTGGGGGCAGTTCGGCCCCATGACGGCAATGCGGTCTCCTTTTTGCACTCCCAGCTTGGCCAGGGCATTGGCAAAGCGATTCACCAGCCCTCCAAACAGGCCGTAAGTGATTTCCCGGCCGGCAAAAATCATGGCCACATGTTCGGGCACTTTGGCCACCGTTTGATCCAGCAATTGTCCCAAGGACATCTCAGGATACTCGATGGCCGGCCTGACACCGGCAGGATAGCTTTTCACCCAAACCTTGTTCTCCATGAACAGTCCCCCTTTTCTTAAAATGCATGTCTCAATGCCAAGATATTAGATCTCCCCGGTAAATTATGCCTCAGGCAACCCGCGCAAAGCCCTCAATTGTTTCCTGACCACCCCCAATGCCAGCGGTCACCGGCCCCCACCGGACATCCCGCCGCTAAACTTCCCTGATGCCTGCCTTCCTAAATTCGTAAGTGGAAAAGCCATTTCCGGTCTTCCGGCCCCCTCGTTTTTCACAAACTTTTCCACCACCGGGGGAAAAGCTTATCCCCCGGACTCCTGCTTTCCTGATAACCCTCCATGGCGATATAGTAAGCCGGGTCAATACCGGTCAAATCTATGGGAACGTTTTTCATCAGACAATTCCGAATATTATGTAAAGAACCCTGCCGCCGGCTTCTTAGAGGTTGCGCCTTAAGGCCTTCCCTCCGGTCCTGTTTTCTTCCCCTCACCGGCGGCTCCCCTGTCCCTGCTACCGGCCCCTGAACTGGGGCTTCCTCTTTTCCACGAAAGCTCTCATGCCTTCTTTCTGATCTTCCGTAGCAAAAAGCAGGCTGAAACACTGGTGCTCGTACCGGAGACCGGCCTCCAAATCCATGCGCAGGCCTTCATTGATGGCGGCCTTGGCCATCCGCAGGGCAATGGCTCCCCGCTCGGCGATGCGCTTCGCCAGCTTCTCCGCTTCCGTGAAGAGTTCTTCCAGGGGCACCACTTTGTTCACCAGCCCGATGCGCCAGGCTTCCTCAGCGCTGAGGAAATCCCCGGTGAAGATCAACTCCTTCGCTAATCCGGCTCCGATTAAACGGGGCAGCCGCTGGGTGCCTCCCGCTCCGGGAATAATGCCCAGTTTGATTTCCGGCAACCCCAACTGGGCGTTATCCGCCGCGATCCGGATATCCGCCGCCAGGGCAAGCTCCAGCCCGCCACCGAGGGCATACCCGGCCATGACGGCAATCACCGGCTTGGGCAGGTTTTCAATGATGGCCAAGGCCCGGTGGGAAGGCTTATCCGCCATGGCCATCTCCACGGCCCCGGTTTCCACCATTTGCTTGATATCGGCCCCGGCAGCAAAAACCTTCGGGCCGCCGGTGATCAGCACCACCCGTACTTCCTCCCGGGCTCCCAGACTTGTTGCCGCCTCCGCCAGCTCTTGAAAGACCTGGTTGTTCAGGGCGTTGAGCACTTCAGGGCGGTTTAAGGTAATGATGCCGAGCCCTTCCTTGATATCCACTTTAATGGTCTGAAAATGCATCTTCTCTCCCTCCTCCGGCGCCTTACTCTTTTTTTCTGGTTTCACGAGCCGAATCCCTTCTGTCCCTCCCACAAATTTTGCATTTCTTACCAGCCGGTCCATGATCAAAAAACGGAGGGCATCCCGGGCACCGGTGGTCTCGGCTCAGGGGACGACAGTCATCCGGCCGGCCAAAAGCCGGCGCTAGATCACGCGCCGCCAGGCAACGCGGAGCACTAACCAGGTAAGCCAGGTGCTGCCTGCAGCGTAAATAATCCCGCCCAAGGCCCTGACCAGGAGATAGGGCCTGATCAGACCGGCGACGGTGCCGAACTCTAACCCGGCCACCCGGTGCAGGTATACCTGTAAAGCTCCGGCGGCTGCCAAGCCTCCTCCCATCACCAACAGCCCACCGTTGACCAGCAAAAACGACAGCCACAGGCCTTGCTGTTCTCTTTTGCTCACCTGCTGACCTTGCAGCATGATGTAAAGGCAAAGGCTCAGGGACAGCAAGCCGAACACCCCCGCTAGGGCCAGGTGGGAATGGGCCGAGGTGAGATAAGTGCCATGAAGCCAGCGATTGATACCCGGCACCGCCAGCACAAACCCCATGCACCCGGCGCCGGTGACATGATAAAAGGCACTAGCTCCCAAAAACGCCAAAGCGAGCCGTCCATTGGTGGGTAACTCCCGGAAGCCGCTCACCGCCAGGGTCTTCACGGTGGAGATGACTAAGAGAAGGATCGGGATCAGTTGGCCCCCGCTGAACACCAGCCCAATCGTGAGCCAGTAGGAGGGCAGGCCGATCCAGTAGTAATGATGGCCGGTGCTGAAGATACCGGTCATGACTACCAGAGCCAGCTCCAGGTAAATAACGGCCGCCAGGGTTTCCCGCCGCACCCGGGTCATGGTTAACAATAAAGCCGCGATGACGCCGGTGCCGGCCAATTCCAAGCTCATTTCCTCCCATAAATGCACCACCCAAAAACGCACCAAGTCATCCCGGGTTTGGTGTCCATATGATAATAAATTCGGGAAATAAAGGGGAACTAAAGAGCCGGTGCCCAGCAAAATGCTGATCAAGGTAGGACGTAATTTCGGCACCCCGGGGCCCAGGTAAGTGCGCAGGAGATTGTAAAACATAAGGGCAATGGTCACCAGCAGACCGGCTCTCAAAGGGCGCCAGGCTTCAAAATACTCCCTGCCTTCATTAATCCCCAAGGCCAGCGTGCCTAAAATAGCCAGGGAAACCACCGCCGTCAGCCAGAACTGGCCCCGGGCCAGCTTTTCGCTGTACAAATCCCGCCCGGCTTCCCCCGGGAAAAAGTAATAGACACCTCCCATCAATCCCAGTAAAGGCCAGAGCAGGCTTAGATTCAAGTGGATTGCTCTCCCGTTGGGAAAGGAGATGGGGCTGGGCAGGTCAGGAAATACCACATCCAAGGCCCCGGCGGTGGCCACCAACCCCTGCAACCCGAACAGCAGGACAGCCAGTAAGCAAAAAGGATACCCGGCTTTAGCCGTCTCATACCGGGGCACCTGGGATAATTGCGGTACGGGATGCCGTTTTTTCCGCCGCCACCTGCGGAGCAGCCAGGTCAACACAATACCCACCCCACGTTCACTTACCTGCGGGGGAAAGCAAAGGGGGCTGTAACGGCCAATTACCGGTCCTTTTGATCCCGGCCACAAACCGGAGAAAATGGGCGAGCAATTCCGTCTCCCTTTCACTCAAGTTCAGGTGCCTTTTTTCAACGGCTGCCGGCAGCAAGGGCGGGTCCCGGAAAAAGTCCTGCAGCCCCTCCGCACCGTACTTGATCCAAGCCTTGGTTAAATCAGGCCCGAAATAGCCCCCGTGTCCTAACACGGTGTGGCACTCCACACAAGCCTTTTCCTGCCATACCTGCTTGCCCAGCCGTACCGTCTCCGGAACGCCGGCCG includes the following:
- a CDS encoding long-chain fatty acid--CoA ligase; translated protein: MENKVWVKSYPAGVRPAIEYPEMSLGQLLDQTVAKVPEHVAMIFAGREITYGLFGGLVNRFANALAKLGVQKGDRIAVMGPNCPQWEIAYFAILKLGAIVVQTSPMYLERELSFQMKDAGAAGIVVMDALYPRVKNVREETGLRFAVTFSFQGQKIEEEGVYDFDTLIAQAEAGPPQVEIDPAEDIAVLQYTGGTTGVSKGVMLTHRNLVANCYQILAWSIDTEFAKERVLTALPIFHVYGMSMCVNYAVAIGATQIIVPRFEVEEILQAIEHYRPTSFPGAPAMYIAINNHPRAAAYADALAEIKHCISGSAPLPVEVAEQFKKFTKGRVDIAEGYGLSEASPVTHCNPLDRPSRPGSIGLPLPDTECAIMDLETGTKPLPPGEIGELCIRGPQVMKGYWNNPEETAIALRNGWLYTGDIAKMDEDGYFYIVDRKKDMILASGFNVYPREIEEVLYEHPKVKEAAVAGIPDPKRGETVKAYIVLQPGAEATEEEFIAYCRSKLAAYKVPRYVEFRDSLPRTAVGKLLRRLLVEEEKAKMESAAGTEERQGN
- a CDS encoding enoyl-CoA hydratase/isomerase family protein, which codes for MHFQTIKVDIKEGLGIITLNRPEVLNALNNQVFQELAEAATSLGAREEVRVVLITGGPKVFAAGADIKQMVETGAVEMAMADKPSHRALAIIENLPKPVIAVMAGYALGGGLELALAADIRIAADNAQLGLPEIKLGIIPGAGGTQRLPRLIGAGLAKELIFTGDFLSAEEAWRIGLVNKVVPLEELFTEAEKLAKRIAERGAIALRMAKAAINEGLRMDLEAGLRYEHQCFSLLFATEDQKEGMRAFVEKRKPQFRGR
- a CDS encoding nitric-oxide reductase, producing the protein MGIVLTWLLRRWRRKKRHPVPQLSQVPRYETAKAGYPFCLLAVLLFGLQGLVATAGALDVVFPDLPSPISFPNGRAIHLNLSLLWPLLGLMGGVYYFFPGEAGRDLYSEKLARGQFWLTAVVSLAILGTLALGINEGREYFEAWRPLRAGLLVTIALMFYNLLRTYLGPGVPKLRPTLISILLGTGSLVPLYFPNLLSYGHQTRDDLVRFWVVHLWEEMSLELAGTGVIAALLLTMTRVRRETLAAVIYLELALVVMTGIFSTGHHYYWIGLPSYWLTIGLVFSGGQLIPILLLVISTVKTLAVSGFRELPTNGRLALAFLGASAFYHVTGAGCMGFVLAVPGINRWLHGTYLTSAHSHLALAGVFGLLSLSLCLYIMLQGQQVSKREQQGLWLSFLLVNGGLLVMGGGLAAAGALQVYLHRVAGLEFGTVAGLIRPYLLVRALGGIIYAAGSTWLTWLVLRVAWRRVI
- a CDS encoding cytochrome C, which gives rise to MRGSLTLFLVVLAVTVAAFGGLVVHSLHELDPAGVPETVRLGKQVWQEKACVECHTVLGHGGYFGPDLTKAWIKYGAEGLQDFFRDPPLLPAAVEKRHLNLSERETELLAHFLRFVAGIKRTGNWPLQPPLLSPAGK